TGAAATGGTGAGGGAAGAGAACCCCCAAAAGACCTGGAAGTACGTGAGTACGACAACAGCAATCTCTTCCTTTGTAGAGGACAGGGGAGGAGTCCCCACGCGGCTGCAAACTCTGGAGACTCAATGCTGGGGCTAGGGACTGGGGGCTCCCCAAGAGAGCCTCACAAGAAGGCGTCGCACCACTCTCGAAGGCACCCGAAGCAGTCCCGGGACTGCTTGGCATTGGCACCACATGTGTCCTTCAGCCATTCCCGGAAGAGATCTTCATCTTTCTTTAGCACCAGAAACTGGCCAAGGACCACATAGGCCTGCAAAACAGGCAAAGTAAAGGGCATGCTGCTAAGTGCTCTGTGGGACGGAGAAAGAACAAGGAGGCCACTTTTGTGGCATTCCAAGCACATGAGCCTAGGAAGCAGGGCAGGCTGTGGCTGTCTCTTCAGATTACACACCACTGGCCACCCCCCAACAGCTACTctcactttcctcacccccaaagTGCCAGGAAATACGGTGGTCCGCCACCCCCACCACTTCCCAGGTGCATGCAGCCCCCCCACACCTTGTCAAAGCCCCTTTCCTCCAGCTTCTTGCCCAAGACTTCACCAATCCCggccaggctccccactggcTTTTCCCCCATGGGCTCTGCCACGAAGTCCCGGTGCTTCTGGGAGGTTGTCATCTTGATTAGCTTAATCTGGGAATCCCAAGAAAAGGTAGTTAGGGCTGAAAACCGGGAACTCCCAAGGGCCCAGTGCAATGTTATGTTAGGAGAAACAGAAACCAGCCATGATGGCGGCCAACTCAATTCTCCTCAGTTTACGGATGTGAGAACTGAGGTCCAAGAAGAGCCTTTTCCCCGCTACGCAAACGAATGGCTCTCTGCGGGAACTGG
The window above is part of the Ailuropoda melanoleuca isolate Jingjing unplaced genomic scaffold, ASM200744v2 unplaced-scaffold66568, whole genome shotgun sequence genome. Proteins encoded here:
- the LOC100484085 gene encoding barrier-to-autointegration factor; protein product: MTTSQKHRDFVAEPMGEKPVGSLAGIGEVLGKKLEERGFDKAYVVLGQFLVLKKDEDLFREWLKDTCGANAKQSRDCFGCLREWCDAFL